From a region of the Helianthus annuus cultivar XRQ/B chromosome 5, HanXRQr2.0-SUNRISE, whole genome shotgun sequence genome:
- the LOC110943470 gene encoding probable indole-3-pyruvate monooxygenase YUCCA10, with amino-acid sequence MKQETVVVIVGAGPAGIATSACLNHLSIPNIVLEREDCYASLWQKKAYDRLKLHLAKNFCELPHMPFPLSTPTFVPKNMFVKYLKNYVYHFNVDPLYQRSVESAWYDNSARKWVVTAKNSISGLVEEYVSEYLVVATGENSEGFIPNVYGLDTFKGLVIHSIEYENGKKFGDKDVLVVGAGNSGMEIAYDLCNWGAQTSVVVRSPTHVLTKELVQLGMHLLKYIPCTFVDKMVLMLSKLLYGDLGRYGIQMPLKGPFLLKKETGRSPVIDVGTISKIRTGDIEVMPAIKDIQGDRIKFTNDQERHFDAIVFATGFKSTVRKWLKDDGGLFNEKGMPKYKSPNHWKGENGLYCVGFASAGLFGISNDAKNIANDISRIVDGN; translated from the exons ATGAAGCAAGAAACCGTTGTTGTGATAGTTGGAGCAGGACCTGCTGGCATTGCAACATCAGCATGTCTCAATCATCTTTCAATCCCAAACATTGTTCTTGAAAGGGAAGATTGTTATGCATCTTTATGGCAAAAGAAGGCTTATGACCGTTTAAAGCTTCACTTAGCCAAAAATTTTTGTGAACTCCCTCATATGCCATTTCCTTTGTCCACACCCACATTTGTACCAAAAAATATGTTTGTCAAATACTTGAAAAACTATGTTTATCATTTTAATGTAGACCCATTGTACCAACGTAGTGTCGAGAGTGCATGGTATGATAACAGTGCACGAAAATGGGTGGTTACTGCCAAGAATAGCATTTCGGGTTTGGTCGAGGAGTACGTAAGTGAGTATCTTGTGGTGGCAACCGGTGAAAATAGTGAAGGCTTTATTCCTAATGTTTATGGTTTAGATACCTTCAAAGGGTTGGTCATCCACTCCATTGAGTATGAAAATGGAAAGAAATTTGGAGACAAGGATGTGCTTGTTGTTGGTGCTGGAAATTCTGGCATGGAAATTGCATACGATTTGTGCAATTGGGGTGCACAAACATCGGTCGTTGTTCGTAGCCCG ACACATGTGCTTACCAAGGAGTTGGTGCAACTCGGAATGCATTTATTAAAATATATTCCGTGCACTTTTGTGGATAAGATGGTTTTAATGTTGAGTAAGTTGTTGTATGGAGATCTTGGTAGGTATGGAATACAAATGCCACTTAAAGGACCATTCTTGCTTAAAAAAGAAACCGGGAGATCACCTGTTATTGATGTTGGGACAATTTCAAAGATTAGAACAGGAGACATTGAG GTTATGCCGGCTATTAAAGATATACAAGGTGATAGAATTAAATTTACAAATGATCAAGAGAGACACTTTGATGCCATTGTctttgctactggttttaaaagCACCGTGCGAAAATGGCTCAAG GATGATGGAGGTTTGTTTAACGAGAAAGGAATGCCAAAATACAAAAGCCCTAATCATTGGAAAGGAGAAAATGGTCTCTATTGTGTTGGATTTGCTAGTGCTGGATTATTTGGCATCTCAAATGATGCCAAGAATATCGCTAATGATATTTCCCGAATTGTTGATGGGAACTAA